The Mastacembelus armatus chromosome 14, fMasArm1.2, whole genome shotgun sequence genomic interval AGGACAACGAGAGGATCCACCATCAGATCATTCTGAGTGTACTTCTGCTGCCTGAGCAGCTTAGCTGATGGTTGGAGGGCGTTTACTGTCATCACCCAcaacctgaaacacaaacacatttatgacaGTTTTAACTTTTCGTGAAAACTGTTATGAAGGGGAGGAAATACAGTACCTGATTTGGATAACTAAATTCAtgttaacatgaaaaaaaaaaaaaatatatatatatatatatatatatatatatatatatatatatatatatatatatggttcTGTGCAAACAATTTATGGATTTCAGATGTTAATATTCTTACCCATCACAAATCACCATCATGGAGGAGTCATCACAGTAGTAATGTCAGTGTGTCGTGTGCCTAAACATACAGCCACAGTCTTATAGTTCTATCtatataaaactgaattttttaCATCTTCCTCAGTTTACTTCAACTGCCTGAATCTTTTGCATAATCctgttttgaaataaacaatGTTACACATTTCAGCAGGTAAATTTTAACTTTGATAATTCAATTACTCACAGATCAGGCTGTGGCAGCAGTTCACCCTCAAACTCACTTATCAGACCAACACTTAACTCTAAACAGCAACGTACTCTGGGAGCTCCAAGCTTTTCTACAGCTGGGGTCTGGAATCAATAAGTTgatctgtgtgaaatctgacacTGCTGCCCTCCTCCTGGTTTCGACAGGGCCTCTTTGCTATTACTCTACCATCCAATACTACAGGAGAGAGTGAGGATAAGAAAAGGGAGAGGGCAACAGATCCTTACATCTCCCCCATGGAGAGTGTCCCTCAGTTCCTTCCTGCTCTGAGTACTTCTTATTAGAGAACCCTTCCAGATCGATAGGATTTCTGCTGTGCTACTGTGGGCCCTGGGGCGAAATGAGGGTCACCCTCCTCTGTCCAAAGAGTTCACATAGGCTGACAGAGTCGCTTGGCTCAACACCTCTGATCTATTTGCACAATAATCACAGAGCAAGCAGCCTGGGGTTAAGGGGAAACAGTCTTGTTCCACATGTCTTCTTTTAATCTATTTACTAAGTCTCACAGCAACTTTATGGAGCGTTGGGAGAGGTGACACAGAGTCAAGTACTACCTTAGTAATACCTACAACCTTTCAATGAAACGACAATTATAGATTGAACCAGCAGTCAGGAAGGGACTAGTGCTTAATCTCGGATACATATATAAGGCTTGATTTTGGACCACATTAATCCAAGTGATACCATTAATTTAAGGACTACAAACAACCACTTTGTATTACTCTCATGTGGGAATCCAGACTATTCTCATTTAAGGTTataacagaaacatttcctATTATATGTCCACAACATGTACAGGcgcatctcaataaattagaatatcaacaaaaagttgatttatttcagtaattcaattcaaaaagtgaaactcatatatagattcattacacacagactgatatattcCAAGAGTTTACAGCTGTAGAACTTACAGCTAAAGAAAACCCCAAATTCAGCATctcagaaaatgtgaatattacTTAAGACTTACTGATTTTTAACACAGAAGTGTTGGACTACTGGaaagtatgaacatgtacagAACTCAATAGGTCAGGGCtccttttgcatgaattactgcagcaatgTGGCGAGGCATGGAGGCGATCAGTCTGTGGCACTGCTGAGATGTTATGGAAGCCCAGGCTGCTTTGATAATGGCCTTCAGCTCTTCTGTGTTGTTGGGTCTGGTGTCTCACATCTTCCTCTTCACAATGCCCTATAGATTCTCTATGCAGTTTAGGTCAGGCGAGTTTGCTGGACAATCAAGCACAGGGATACCATGGCCCTTAAACCAGGCATTAGTACTTTTGGCAATGTGGGCAAGTGCcaagtcctgctggaaaatgaaatcagcatctcCATAAAGCAGGTCAGCAGAGGAAAGTGAAGTGCTCTAAAACTTCCTGCTAGGCGGTTGCGCTGACCTTGGACCTGATAGAACACAGGGGaccaacaccagcagatgacatgGCTCCTCCAACCACCACTGACTATGGAAACTTTACATTGGACCTCAAACAACTTGGATTCTGTGCATCTCTTTCTCCAGACTCTGGGACcttgatttccaaatgaaaGGCAAAATTTACTGTCATCTGAAAAGAGGACTTTGGACCACTGAGCAACAGTCCAGTCCTTTTTGTCTGTAGCCCAGGTAAGATGCCTCTGATGTCTCTGGTTCAAGAGTGGCTTGACACAAAAAATGCGACAGTCGTTGCCCATGTCCTGGAcatgtctgtgcatggtggctcTTGAAGCAGTGACTCCAACTGCAGTCCAGACCTTGTGAATCTCCCCCAAATTGTTGAATGGGCTTTGTTTCACAACCCTCTCAAGGCTGCAGTTATCCCGGTTGCTTGAGCACCTTTGAGGGTGTCAATGATTGTCTTCTGGACAACTGTCAAGTCAGCAGTCTCCCCCATCATTGTGTGGCCTACTGAACCACACAGAGACTATTTAAAGGCGCAGGAAACCTTTGTAGGTGTTTtgagttaattagctgattagagTGTGAAACCATGAGTcaatattgaactttttcacaatattcatattttctgagatactgaattttgggttttcattagctggaagttataattattaaaattaaaagaaacaaacacttgaaatattGAGTTTCACGTTTTGAATTGTAATCATGTCTGGGGTGCATACCTGCGGGGCATCACAGTGTTGAGGCCCATCCAAAGCTTATTGAGGGTCTGCAATACGCGACGGGGCACAGCAGGCTCCAGCAGCAATGCCATGCTAGACGTGAGGGCTTCTGCATAAGGGATGAGGTCTCCAGGTGAAAGAAGTGTTAGGTGCTCCAGGATGCGCATCAGTCTGTGACTGCTGGATGGCAACTTCTGGAAAGCTGTTGTGGAAATGAAcgataaattcattttcaaacacaagAGCTGTGAAGCCTTTCTCTGTTCCCTCAACTGATTTTAACTAAATATACACACTGAAATCAACAGAAACCAAAAATTTCTGGAGCATCAGATAAACCCACAGTGCAAGATGAGCAGTATCTGGCAAAGAAATTAGTTCAGACTTAATGGTGGCGATACTTTGCAAACCTTATTCCTGATGTGGCATAAACTGAACTTGTATACCCCATAACTAAACTAACAGGAACATGAACTAACAAAGCATTTGTGCTTCCAGTGTGTGAAAGAAAGTCAATACTATAGAAGGAACTTCACCATGGTCCTGAAGAAAGGCGTGTTGCAGAGGGAGCCAAAAAGCATACTCTTAGTTGCAAAATATCAACAAAGCTTTGAATCTTTGCATAAACACATTAAACTTCAATATGTGAAGGTATATTTAAGGTACATTAAACTGCATAATGGTTGGTAAAACTGATTATCTGTGACAATTTTGTCAAGGATCTTTATCAAAGAAAAGCCAATTACAGCATAATCCTCTTAACCCTGGAGGATTAACTACTGAGATTAGATTCAGTTGGATAAAGGCTTTCACCTGTAAATGTATTATAACACACTggtatttctttccttttcttcccaAGACTGACATGACATCCCACCTATATAACCCTGACTACAAGATTATTGTCACTGGTGCTGAGAACCTTTGGGATCCAATTTGTCTTGCTTTGATGTAAGGTTTTTCCTTTTAACGTAATCTATTTCACTATTTCTAGAAGTCGAGtaattttcacagaaaaaaatgtacaggAGCTCTAAATTCCAAACTACTAGCTGTAACCTTATGCCCTCATCCCATTCCTTTCATCCCTTATTCCCACCGAGCTGCTCACCCTGGTGGAGCTGGTTCTGAGTGTATCTGCAGGTGTTGCTCGGGAGCATCATCCTCCTCAGCAAGGGCAAGGTCCCAGTCACCTCCTCCTCACACACCCAGTCCTCCACTAAACAGAGATGAGGGTAGTTGGTGGCCAGCAGCCTCAGCAGGGCTGAGTGCAGACCtgggaagagagaaagacaaaccaAAGTGGTGTTTATTTTTCCCAAGAATTTTGTGGAGTGCTCCTTTATTCCTCCAAacataaaatactttttcatttCGAACAGTgcccaaaaataaaacagcaattaCGTCTGAGTTAAAGAAACAGACGAAGTTTTTCTGCCCAAACTGAGGACTTCACAAGGTGATATGCAATACTTGTCACATAACTTGAGTACTCATATCATTTTATATTAGTAATGTGGACATAGAGATGTAACCAAAAATAAAGTCCATATCTTACCCCCTAGCTCTTGCTGCAGTCCTTGGGCCTGGGTAATCAAATACTTAATGGGGATCTGGTCCATTAAAGCTGCTGAGTAGGACTTTGGTTTCCTCTGCATCAGGGctttaaagagagaaagaagtgtGAGTGAAAAAATATAACTAAAGTAAGTAAATAGGGAGAGAACATAAAGCAAGAGAAGGACAAGACAGAGCACGAGTGTTTTATTTGGCTACGTAAGGACAGCAGAGCCACTGTGCCGATGCGTTAGAGGAGCGGAGGTGATTTTTCATTGACGTGGGTTCATTACCACTGCTGATGGGCATCATTACTCCTTCCTTGAAGGCTGCGGGAGCACTTGGGTAAACACAGCAATTAAAGAGATGGGCATAAACTCTCACATAAATCTGGCCTAATGAAGGGCAAGAGGAGAGCTCATCACGAGAGAGAATAAACACTGACTTGGCTAACTGTTAATGCTCAATCTAACCTACAGCTGTCCTAGTTAGCTTAGCTCCCTCAGCCACTGGACTTGGCTCTTTGTCAGCCCTCCATTTATTCTCTATGAAGTGGCCAACATTCAGTGCCaagaaagaaaaggatgaaTGACTGTACATCTAGAGTACGATTATCTCCTACAACTTAACAGAGGACAAAACTgcttttctcctccctctggCTGACAaattctctccctctcacataCAAAGCCATCTTCAGCGGAGGAGATGACAACACACAGTTACTGTCTTGTACATACCTAGTTGTTTGGTGCTTGCCAATAGGTTCTCCTCATAAGACAGGATGTAGTAGAGGATAAGGAGCTGGGTGGTGATGGAGTAGCGCTGTCGTCCCCCTCGGCCAGCCTCCCCTTGCTAACGAACAGATAAAGAGAAAAGCCAAAGTAATAGCCACAGGCCAAGGAGAGATGGCACAGCAGGGCTGTGCATCACCAGTGAATGTGGGgacactttaaaaacatttcagccatATGACAAATTTATGTAAGGAAAATTGCTTACAGCAACATTTTTACCTAAGGCGTGTTTTAAATCCAAAATTATATGTAACTCGTATTTGTTATTAACATAGTTTTAACTCATTGCTCACACTGGTTTTGTAATGGGGTTCCATAGTAATTCCTAACTTGTGAAACCAGATAGCAACAAATTAATTTTACCTGAAGATCAAAAGCAACTACCTGGATGGGAATGAAGAATATAAAATACAGGTTGTATTAAGGTATCATTCTGTGAAATGCCATTAAAAATAGAGAACTATTCTAGAGGAAAATAATGTCTTCAAGATGCAAAATGAAGTACACAACACAATATTAAACTACAAATAAAGTGTGATGTGCAGTGCCATTTCATTTAAGGCTGCCGTTTTAGGTTTTTAGCGTTCCTGTGAAGACCTAAGACACACTCACCATAGCAGAGCTCTGGAAGACACTGAGGATCTCCTGCTCAGTGATTGGCTGGTTGGTGGCCTCTGGGTTTGCCTTGGATGCCGGAGTGAGGATAGAGTTGATATAGGCATCGATTAGGGGAATTAGCTGGGTGTGGATGGGGGTAGTGGTTTCACAGAGCTGGCGATAGATCCAATCCTGGAAgatgcacacaagcacagaaacacatatcTTTAATAGAATCTTGCTGCCTTACACACAACTTAGTAGCAAGTgatctatttattattttgagcTGCACAGTGCCAATTTCATACCTTGATGGACACTTTGTGTTTGGTAAAGGCTCGACTCCGAAGCAGCTGGTAGATACAATGAATAGGGAGGAACCCTGTGATGTTGGCACTTAAGTTGTTGGTCACGGCAACCCTAACTGCATGGGCTGTAACCACCTATACACCAGAAATAATGGACATGTATCAATACAGCAACAATGGGAAatgaacagcagctgcagaatcTGTACAGATTCACGTCACATCGTAAAAAGAATACACACAACTTGGTTTAAATGTAATCTAATTTCTCTGGTCCCTTCACTAACCACCATTCCACCGACAGTAGAAAATCTAAGGTTTCTTACATAAGAATGCAGGTATATTGCAACTCTTCTCTTAATTCTTTTACGCTTTTGTCTAATATTACACTTACCATGAGAATCAGTGCTACACAGGTGTAATGGGTACTGCTGACAGTGTATCCAGACACATATTAACAGAAAACTGATGTGTaccaatttttacattttactgtgaagcTGATCAATGAAATACCTTCTGCTTATATAAAAGTTTTACACCATGTTACTAAACTGATCAGATCAGATTTGATTACAATAGAATGTCAGACATCTTTGTGGAACAGCTTGACAGTAACTGTAGGAAGGCGAGGTCGCTGCTGAGGCAAGACAACATACTAGAGGAGAGACTAGTATGTACCTGTTCTGTAAATATCTCCTGAGTGAAGATAGTCTTCATCTTGCTTAGGGAACTGGGCTTGATGGCAATCTGTGGAAAAttgaacattttgaaaaaaaaagaaaaagataaatatcAACCATGGTAGGATTACACTAAGTGAAAACAACCTGCAGGCAATCATGCTGGTATTTGGTAATTTCCTCCTTTCATATTTCATGAGAAAGATTCTACATGGCAGGCACAACACTGAATTGGGAGAATGCCCTAGAGGTGGAAATAAACAGGCTCCTCTAGATGCAATTACATTACACATCTTAGTGGAAAATACATGGGGACAGGAAAACTACTTAGCACACAGGCAAGAAACAATAGTGCACTTAATAAGTTATAAAACAGCAAATTGGCCACAGGGTATAGAGTGTCTTGGTAGATACGTGTATGCTGCAAGTGCTTCATCAGTGAAATAGCTCTTAAATGTGCCACTGCTACAGTGGAGGAGTGGGGCCAGTAGCTGGCCAGCCAGACTCTAGTATTGATCACTGCCTCACTTCCATCTACCATCTTACCTTCATCCCCAAAGTAGAGCACACCAACTCAATAATAGAGCTAAGCTGGTTGCTATGGAAATACATGGCAACCAGTAATAGCATCTCTCCAAAAGAAGCAGATACGCCTGCAGCACTGTAAGAAGAAAGACACACATGTCAGACGAGGCAAGTAAAAAAAGATACTTAGATCTGTCATTAATCCTGTTGGTTGCAGGACAGAATTTTAATAAACTAATTATGCTAGTTCCatcaacacccacacacatatacaccacACCTTCCACTACCAGCCTGTATCCCTTTAGTCTCCCTAAAGTCACTCTTAAGATGCggatgatttatttttttattggctagtcataaacacatgcactcaTATGCACTGCAGCAGTCATGTGTTGTTAAGCTAGGTCATATTAAATTAATacttcattttaaaagacaaacaaaagctCTGATGGGTTTATTGCTGGCTATTCCCATGAAcgacaaacatttacacaggGACCAGTAAATGCCTCCAAAGAGTCAACACAGCATCACAGCAAGCACACTTTCAGTTGTGAACACAGACATAGGATTTGCTACATCTAACTAAATGAGGACTCGCAGCTTCTAAACTGAGCTAATGAATCCCTTATGCATTCCCTGTTCCATTGGcccctgttttttttaagctaatTATTGTTTCTACCTGTCTAATAAACTCAGACAAGCTCTTCTTAAGGGAAAGATCAGTGAGCAAAAACCATACCAGTCTATGGTGAATGCAACAATGGAGGTAACAGCGTTCTCTATAAACCAtttacactgtttaaaaaatgcTGTCAGCCTGTGACAGATATAAAAATCTAGTCACTATTCACCACGTTTTCTCCATACACTGCCATTCAGCAATACCTCATTATCATAAATATAGAGATCCTCCTTACCTTTCAAAGTATTCCTCCTCTTTGATCATCCAGCTGAGCCACATGACCATCAGTTGCTCCTGCTCAGGAGTgctggacacagacacaaacacagaggataATGTTTATGattcatgcaaaacaaaaagagttTGCAGTGCCAAAAGACACAGGTTTTGACAGACAAACTGCACCACACTGGTTGAAAACAACTTCTTTCTGTTtgctgaatgaaaagaaaaaacacttgTAAGAGTAGAGGTCAACAAGACAGGCTTGACTTACCTGACCAAGGTAGGGAAGGCCAGCAGCTTACAGAAGGATAGGGACACGAAGCGAACACCGGCAGGAGTGGCTGGAGGTCGGCTGgtcatcagctgcagcagctgctctgccTCTTCATCAGTAGGTCTGAACAGAGGCCACAATGAAGACATTATCTTTAAGACAAACTCTTTATGGTAAATCCATGGCATTTTTAACATTCAAACAGAGTTACTGGACCTAATAAAGCATTTTTGAGCTATGAAGCAACAGATAAAACACTTGCTACTATAAACAACATAAACCATGTTGAAATCACAGTTATATCTGCTGGCAGGACACACTGCACTGTCTTTGACCTACCGGAGGCCTGCAATGCCCATGAGGGCACAGTACAGTCGGAGCAGAGCGCTGGCCTTCACCACATGTTCCTCCCTGAGGCCGGAGTACCCTGAGCTGCCGCCCTCTTCCATGTCACCGTCATTGGACACACGGGTGCTGCGAGAGCGTGGCAGGATGGAGACCAGTTCCAGCAATAGTTGTCTGCGCATCTGCCACAACACTGAGctgctttctcttttcctctggcagaacaaagagacagaaggacagACAAGTGGATTTTTGATTAATGAATGACTTCAACAACACCGCCCATCAATTAACTAAGATGCTTAAGTGAGTATGGGTTTCATATGAGTGAAACCTAAATGGGGACAGAATATTTCAATAAACTACCCCACTTGTGCAGAAAGGGTTGTCCACAACATTGAGAAGAAATGAAACACTCctaaaaaagagaaacataaacacactgctaTTTTCAATGAAAGCCTAACTAATCCTTCTTAAACTGCTAGAAATGCAGATAAAGATACTTAGAGTGCCTGTGTATTTTTTACAATGTTCAAGAGCTGACGACTGAATACAGGTAAAGTAGAATGGGGGTCACAGTCAAGTCAGACTGGTGTGTGTTGGAATATGCCCATAGTTTTTACACTCAGAATAattacaaacatgcacattacaACCCAACCTTAATCCAAGGGACAAGGTGATGctactacttctactactacAAATAATATCTGATAAAAGTACAATTACAACTAATGTACAGATGACATAGTTTACCTCCTTAGCTAAGTACAACGATTTAACATGGATATCTTGTAAGATACTATATAAATACACCACAATGTTGTGTCACTTCACACAGAGTACTTCTGCCTCAGTGTCCCCTACTTGTAAAGATactgaagtggaatttcttcCTTATGAAAAACTTCCAAACTACTACTTTGTGCATTtgcacacttaaaaaaaaaaaaaaaaaaagaaaaagaaacgcAATACAGAATAAAACCTGGCTCCTCACCTGCTGTCCATTACGAATGAACATACTGAACCAGGTACGGACTTTGCTGTTGGTCCCCAGCAGCAGGCCACTGACATAAGAGACAAGGGGACTGACTGCATCATCTGCTGAATCTGGTTTATAGTCCAGAGTCAGAGCCACACCCAGCCCAGGCAGGTggcactcctccacctgaggataCACACATATTGTTCAGTAATTTCGAACACCTCTTCAAAATATGATTCCTGCTGTTACAACTCTATACATAGCTGTTCATCCACCTTTCACTTGTCTCTCcttgtatatgtatttttattgaaaaaccACAAGGCTGGTTTAAAGTAGCAACTGATCCATATAGCAACAACTACAAAGATTTATGGCAGATCAGTCTCTAAAGCACCCGAATTTGAGTACAAAACAACAGTATCACAGATGACAAAGGACAGAAGATCCTTTGACAGATGCATGCTTCACCAAGGCAATGAGTTTCTGCTACTTCCTGTGGTCCCATTAGATTGCTGACCTTGCACTGTAACCTTCTTGGGAGACAAGTGGGGAAGGGACACTACAACAATATAAATTTTCTTTATGAAGCAAGTGCTTGTGTGAAATAAACCAAAGAATAAAACGTGCTTAGCAAAACCTCACTTCTCACTAATTAGGAATTTGCATAATgatgtttaaatgtcaaaacatgTTCAGAAATAACAGAGCAGAATTTATGTCTGGGAAAGGTActgttaattatattatatcaaatatattttgattCTAACATTAATATGATCAGGTGtttgatgtgaatgtgtgtagaATGTGACAATTCACTTTAGGGACATATAAAGGACAAGGCAGGGCTACAATCCTGCATTAAGTTTCCTAGTTAAGTACCATGTCAAAATTGacacattaataataaaataattgctGAGATGACCAGCAACTATTTTCTGGCCATTTTCTTACGCACCCATCTTTCTGCACACATATCACAAACATGAGATCATAAAAGCAtatcaaaaaactaaaaagatgCCAGAAATTGCAGCAACAagtattaattttcattttttgtgtgattGTATTCTTAGGGAACTGACCACCATGGCTCTGATGTTGAGGGCCTGTGAGGGGTTCATTTGACAAAGCTGCCTTAGGGCTTCAGTCCTGCGTCGACCACCCACACTCTCCTCATCCTGACGTTCTCCATTCTTGATCAAACCTCTGCAAACTGCAAAGGTAGACATGCATTTTTCAGTAATATGAGCAGCACGTAACAATCAACCAAAAACTAATTCAGATTACTGCATTCCATGGAATTTTACCTTTGAGTCCAGTGAATGCAGTCTATTAGCAACTCTCATTCACTTTAATTTACATGCAAAGTAAGACCAACATATgcagttaaaacattttaaattgcatgtaatgtttgttttatgatgTAATCCATCCTGAAAGATTTTCTGACCTACTattcatttctgacaaactgaaaGCCAGCGTATACTTGGCCAAGTCATGTTGCACCATAACCATCCTAAACCACAGACTCATTTGGCAGTAAATAAGATTTAATAGCCATCAGAGGACAGCATTTCCAAAGCCTCATCTCATTTTCCCTATGCCTTTCCACAGCTGACAGTTTAAAAGGCAAACTGCTTATGCCTGGCTGGGACTATGACATGCACTGAAATCGTATTAGTTTCCATTGCTGCCACTTCTGGATTGTTTCATATGCCACAAACAAGCCAGTGGAGTTTGGTCTGGTTACCCACTTGTGATCAGTATAATAGGTCTTGATGCTTCTAGACAGAGCATCAGCTCCCACTTCACCCTTCACCCAATTCAATTCACTTTCAATTCAATGAAACAAGGCCCTTTCCAGTAACAAAGCCAAAAGGATTCCTTGATGTTGAGTGCTATGTAATACACACAAATTAGCTATTGACTTAGTTCTGACCCTCTGGTTGATAAGGACACACTGGAGACAGCAGGCACTTTCTTATAATGAATCTCTGACAGCATACAAGGCGCTCTCTGTGAGCCAGAGCAGGACAATAACACTGATCATCAACCAAAGACAAATACATACAGTCTTGGGTCAGTTGCATGGCCAGAATTATAAGGCGAAAAGAACAActcagaacaaaaacaatgcaatgcTACTGTAAGTCAAGAAAAATCTGCCTATAATGACAATGAACGTATCACAGGATATTCCCAAGATAATTTTAGGTAAAGGCCTATTCCTGCCACAGCaggcacactcacacaccacatGAAGCTAGTACTGGAAATTAACGAGACACTCCATCACATTTTTTCATCTGATATTATGTGCAGTGTTGTGACACAGATGAATTACCTTCACTGAAGCTGTCAGGGACATTGGCAACCAGCAGGCACAGAAACCAATCACCATTGCGAACGTGAAGCAATGCTTCTGCCACATCCACAATGGGCAACAAGGAAGGGAGCTctgaagaggggaaaaaaaaaaaaacaacacgcTTCAGAATGCTAAATATtaggtgtttttaaaatataagctAGCAtttgtttgggtttgttttcaCCTCACCATCTGCACAGCAAATCTCCATGATGCATGTTCTCAGACTGCTTACTATTAGCAGGACTCCCTGTTAATTGTTCAGTGTTTGATATAACATACTGCTGATGACCATGCAAAGGTGGCTCTTATCTTGAAAACAGTCAGTCACATGATATGACAAATTTTTGAATGAACcccaagaaagaaaaactgaatcaGTGAATCAAAATTGTaatcagagaaaaacatttataaacattCTTTGAAACAGCTCCaagtatatatgttttttactgaagtaaaaaacatatatactgaTGGTACATAACTGAGCCTCTTGGGGTCATTAGAGTGGGATCATGTCACAAACTTTCATATATGAGCTAATCCTGCACATGCACCTGCAGCAATGCATTCCAGCTCTTATAATTCTCACATTTGCTATTAGCCCACTTGTGTACAAAAGATGCTTCAACATGAGTAAAACTTTTAGACGACAAAAGTCAGGTACCTGCTTGTAAAATGCAGAGAACATCTGCAACCTCTTCCAAGTAAACAGGACTCTCAAAGAGTTCAGAAGATTTTAGGAAAAACTCTCCATTAGAGTCTGCCACCTGAGGAACAATGGGAACCAGAAACAGTGTAAGGATCAATCATCCAAGTCATCACATTAAGTTAAGATGAAAGTGGCAGGTGCAATACTGAGAAACATGTAATGTGTCAGTCAATATGAGATTGGCTGCCAGAAATTTGGGAGTAATTTctgaaaaacaacttaaatTTTCATAACAGAAAGCTGTGTGACTTTCCTCCGACAGCCATGTCCAATAAATA includes:
- the ints2 gene encoding integrator complex subunit 2 translates to MADSTGLQFVSSYAFEAMQKVDVVRLAALSDPELRLLLPCLVRMALCAPADQSQSWAQDKKLILRLLSGVEAVNSIVALLSVDFHALEQDARKEQQLRHKAGGSNGESILVSQLQHGLTLEFEHSDPLRRLRLTLSELLAVMNKVADSNGEFFLKSSELFESPVYLEEVADVLCILQAELPSLLPIVDVAEALLHVRNGDWFLCLLVANVPDSFSEVCRGLIKNGERQDEESVGGRRRTEALRQLCQMNPSQALNIRAMVVEECHLPGLGVALTLDYKPDSADDAVSPLVSYVSGLLLGTNSKVRTWFSMFIRNGQQRKRESSSVLWQMRRQLLLELVSILPRSRSTRVSNDGDMEEGGSSGYSGLREEHVVKASALLRLYCALMGIAGLRPTDEEAEQLLQLMTSRPPATPAGVRFVSLSFCKLLAFPTLVSTPEQEQLMVMWLSWMIKEEEYFESAAGVSASFGEMLLLVAMYFHSNQLSSIIELVCSTLGMKIAIKPSSLSKMKTIFTQEIFTEQVVTAHAVRVAVTNNLSANITGFLPIHCIYQLLRSRAFTKHKVSIKDWIYRQLCETTTPIHTQLIPLIDAYINSILTPASKANPEATNQPITEQEILSVFQSSAMQGEAGRGGRQRYSITTQLLILYYILSYEENLLASTKQLALMQRKPKSYSAALMDQIPIKYLITQAQGLQQELGGLHSALLRLLATNYPHLCLVEDWVCEEEVTGTLPLLRRMMLPSNTCRYTQNQLHQAFQKLPSSSHRLMRILEHLTLLSPGDLIPYAEALTSSMALLLEPAVPRRVLQTLNKLWMGLNTVMPRRLWVMTVNALQPSAKLLRQQKYTQNDLMVDPLVVLRCDQRVYRCPPLMDIVLHMLNGYLLASKAYLHCHLKETADFDRQSQSVSTMGVPGQPDTPEVTREELKNALLAAQDSAAVQILLEVCLPTSAEQHLGANTESLLKNIRGPMPGKLKQGCMGPRASRDVENAEPEGGLLSDLREVQCLICCLLHQMFIADPNIAKLVHFQGYPQALLPLTVAGIPSIHICLDFIPELLAQPQLEKQIFAIQLLSYLCTQYALPKSLSVARLAISVMGTLLTVLTRAKRFSFFMPTLPCLVAFCQAFPPLYDDVAALLVQVGQVCASDVATKARDIDPLIARLQYLKEKPQEALVPGGQSSKLTLPQRTAEELGGADPDVQLCYCIEATFMDIISSTLHGL